The Muricauda sp. SCSIO 65647 genome includes a region encoding these proteins:
- the hisG gene encoding ATP phosphoribosyltransferase, giving the protein MAKIRIAIQKSGRLNEDSLKILKECGISINNGKDQLKATARNFPLEVFYLRNSDIPQYLQDGVVDIAIIGENLLYEKGGNIRIVEKLGFSKCRVSLAVPKSVKYSSVKDFQGKQVATSYPNTVKKYFDSQGVEAELHVINGSVEIAPNIGLADAICDIVSSGSTLFKNNLKEVEVLLTSEAVLAVSPKITDERAAILDRLVFRLQSVLQARQNRYVLMNVPNAKLDEVITVLPGMRSPTVLPLAEEGWSSVHTVINKDKFWEVIDELKLAGAEGILVCPIEKMVL; this is encoded by the coding sequence ATGGCCAAAATCAGAATAGCGATTCAAAAGTCGGGAAGGTTAAATGAAGATTCCTTGAAAATATTGAAGGAGTGCGGTATTTCCATTAACAACGGCAAAGACCAATTGAAGGCTACGGCACGCAACTTTCCGTTAGAAGTCTTTTACCTTAGAAACAGCGATATTCCACAGTATTTACAAGATGGGGTGGTCGATATTGCCATCATCGGCGAAAACCTGTTGTATGAAAAAGGGGGCAATATTCGAATAGTTGAGAAATTGGGCTTCTCAAAGTGCCGGGTATCACTGGCGGTACCGAAATCTGTAAAATACTCATCGGTCAAAGATTTTCAGGGCAAGCAGGTGGCCACTTCCTATCCCAATACGGTAAAGAAGTACTTTGATTCCCAGGGCGTCGAGGCCGAACTGCATGTCATCAATGGTTCTGTAGAGATTGCCCCGAATATAGGTTTGGCAGACGCCATCTGTGATATTGTCTCAAGTGGTAGCACTTTGTTCAAGAACAATCTAAAAGAAGTGGAAGTGCTCTTGACCAGCGAGGCGGTCTTGGCCGTATCACCCAAGATCACTGATGAACGGGCGGCCATTCTTGACAGACTGGTATTCAGACTACAATCGGTCTTGCAGGCCAGACAGAACCGTTACGTGCTGATGAATGTGCCAAATGCCAAACTAGATGAGGTGATCACCGTCTTGCCCGGTATGCGCAGCCCAACGGTACTGCCTTTGGCCGAAGAAGGGTGGAGTTCGGTACATACGGTCATCAACAAAGATAAATTTTGGGAGGTCATTGACGAACTGAAATTGGCCGGTGCGGAAGGTATTTTGGTATGTCCGATTGAAAAAATGGTATTGTGA